From Coffea arabica cultivar ET-39 chromosome 2e, Coffea Arabica ET-39 HiFi, whole genome shotgun sequence, the proteins below share one genomic window:
- the LOC140036156 gene encoding pectinesterase inhibitor 9-like, with the protein MAKISFSFLLLLSAISIAAAIEPTSNRGSGFRAFIEQECRGTRYFQLCVHCLSIFAHSTAQTPEQLAQVALKVSLVRARYARAYITKVAQDLRLKKTKDYQAVHDCLEQINDGVDQLTNSVKELGRMSIATETDFFWHQSNVNSWMSTAVTEALTCMDGISGHAMGSKVKSTIRAKVLNVAQARWDTCQFQTACVRAAVHQMSGVSGYDVLDKQGAEEAPREVSEYKASDYLAETTILTKPPKLREGRGRGFPRSFLLEADERVEHATQ; encoded by the exons atggcAAAAATTAGCTTCTCTTTCCTTCTTCTCCTCTCTGCTATCTCCATTGCAGCTGCAATCGAGCCGACTTCCAATCGAGGCTCTGGTTTCAGGGCTTTCATCGAGCAAGAATGCCGAGGCACCCGATATTTCCAGCTATGCGTTCATTGCCTTTCAATTTTTGCGCATTCCACTGCACAAACACCAGAGCAATTAGCCCAAGTTGCATTGAAGGTGAGCTTGGTGAGGGCAAGATATGCAAGAGCTTATATAACCAAAGTTGCTCAAGATTTGAGGCTAAAGAAGACCAAAGATTACCAAGCCGTGCATGATTGCCTAGAGCAAATCAATGATGGTGTGGATCAGCTCACGAATTCGGTTAAGGAGTTGGGAAGAATGTCTATAGCTACTGAAACTGATTTCTTTTGGCATCAAAGCAACGTTAATAGCTGGATGAGCACTGCAGTCACAGAAGCACTAACGTGCATGGATGGGATCTCAGGGCATGCAATGGGAAGTAAAGTGAAATCTACCATTAGAGCGAAGGTCTTGAACGTGGCACAG GCTCGATGGGACACTTGCCAGTTTCAGACGGCGTGTGTCAGAGCAGCTGTCCATCAGATGTCAGGCGTATCAG GTTACGATGTCCTCGATAAGCAAGGTGCCGAGGAGGCACCTCGGGAGGTATCAGAGTACAAGGCCTCGGATTATCTGGCCGAAACGACCATCCTCACCAAGCCCCCCAAGCTTCGAGAAGGGCGAGGTCGTGGTTTCCCGAGGTCGTTCCTTCTCGAGGCTGATGAGCGTGTAGAACACGCAACACAGTAA
- the LOC113731788 gene encoding protein GRAVITROPIC IN THE LIGHT 1 — translation MQPTGGKDTQLRDNNSQKVHPQPMEEAINQNPEALEALISRIFTNISSLKSAYIQLQTAHTPYDPDKIQAADKLVISELKNLSELKHFYREHNPKPVCVSPQDSRLAAEIQEQQSLLKTYEVMVKKFQSEIQNKDSEINQLQQQIQEANQKRVKLEKNLKLRGLSAKESEGSGDENGVFSMDLTPDLIKSAVEAAYKAIHDFSKPLINMMKAAGWDLDAAANSIEPDVVYAKRAHKKYAFEAHICQRMFSGFQEESFSLKLDNVTMDKGSFFNQYLALRDMDPLDAVGQSPDSPFGKFCRSKYLVVVHPKMEASFFGNLDQRNYVMGGGHPRTPFYQAFLKLAKSIWLLHRLANSFDPMVKVFQVKKGSEFSEVYMDSVVKNFVIEDADQKPRVGLMVMPGFWIGGSVIQSQVYLTGVMVAE, via the coding sequence ATGCAACCCACAGGTGGTAAAGATACCCAACTTCGTGATAACAATAGCCAGAAGGTCCATCCACAACCCATGGAAGAGGCCATAAATCAAAATCCTGAAGCATTGGAAGCACTAATTTCTAGGATTTTTACAAACATTTCCTCCCTGAAGTCGGCCTACATTCAGCTTCAAACTGCTCATACTCCCTATGACCCCGATAAAATTCAAGCTGCTGATAAACTTGTGATTTCAGAGCTGAAGAATCTCTCTGAACTCAAGCACTTTTATAGGGAGCATAATCCAAAACCTGTTTGTGTCTCTCCACAGGACTCTCGCTTGGCCGCAGAGATCCAGGAGCAGCAGAGTCTATTGAAAACTTATGAGGTTATGGTGAAGAAGTTTCAGTCTGAAATTCAGAATAAGGACTCTGAAATAAATCAATTGCAGCAGCAGATCCAGGAGGCAAATCAGAAGCGAGTAAAACTGGAAAAGAATCTCAAGCTGAGAGGCTTGTCAGCCAAAGAATCAGAAGGCTCAGGTGATGAAAATGGTGTCTTTTCTATGGATTTGACCCCTGACCTTATCAAGTCAGCTGTGGAAGCTGCTTATAAAGCCATTCATGATTTCTCTAAGCCGCTAATCAACATGATGAAAGCTGCTGGGTGGGATCTTGATGCAGCTGCAAATTCCATAGAGCCTGATGTTGTTTATGCTAAGAGAGCTCACAAAAAATATGCATTTGAAGCCCATATTTGCCAACGAATGTTCAGTGGTTTTCAGGAAGAAAGCTTTTCTCTGAAACTTGACAATGTGACCATGGATAAAGGAAGTTTTTTCAACCAATATCTTGCCTTACGTGATATGGATCCTCTGGATGCTGTTGGGCAAAGCCCAGATTCCCCTTTTGGAAAGTTTTGTCGGAGCAAGTACCTGGTGGTGGTTCATCCAAAGATGGAGGCTTCATTTTTTGGCAACCTGGATCAGCGAAACTATGTGATGGGTGGTGGTCATCCAAGGACACCTTTCTACCAGGCATTCTTGAAACTAGCCAAGTCTATCTGGCTTTTACATAGATTAGCAAATTCCTTTGACCCTATGGttaaggttttccaggtcaagaAGGGGAGTGAGTTCTCTGAAGTGTATATGGATAGTGTAGTGAAAAATTTTGTTATTGAAGACGCTGACCAAAAGCCTAGGGTTGGTTTAATGGTTATGCCAGGATTTTGGATTGGAGGCAGTGTGATACAGAGCCAAGTCTACTTAACAGGTGTGATGGTTGCAGAATGA